tattattattatgattatcattattattattattacgattatgattattatcattattattgtctAACGAACTTACGGCTTCCTGCGTAAAGAGTCATGAAACAAGAAAAAGTCAGAGATtgatcgttaaaaaatattacagatCGTCGAAAAGGTTTTGTACGAAGTTCTTAGCGACACCACCGTGCACTCGATCGTCACTATGCGAATTTTGTGAAATGACccacagatatatatatatataatagtaacaaTTCGATCGATCCGAATCGAATTAACGGGAAAAGTAGAAAttaggggagggagagagagagagatgggaaaaaattacaattttacgaGAAGAGAGAAGCAAATCTagcaaagtatatatatatgtgtgtatatatatatatatatacacatacacacacatatatactaCTAAGGAAAgtcgaaagaaacgaagggAACGTTCGTTGGAacggtaaaaaaagaaaaaaggtcgAAGCTTTTGCtgaacggagagagagagagaatggccAATTTACTTTCGAGAAAGTCAATGACAATTTCTCGAGGCAATCGAAATGATCTCGAGCTCGAGACACAGCGGCATGAGAACGGTGACCGTTTCGTCCCGATCCGTGCACCGTTAAACCAAACTCACTCGATCTCTACTGACCTCTCTATGAGTTTACGCATCTCCTCGGTGGTCATGCCGTCCTTGCCGCGAGCATTCACTGAAATAGAAAAACACACGGCACGATTGACACAACGGTAAACTACTACGACGACACGTAGCATGCAAATGTGTGGAAGCTAAACGattagagatagagagagatagagagagagagagagaaagagagatagataCACTGAGACCCCGCAGCGAGTCAGCGGTTCATTCTTGATCGCGTCGGTGACTCGCTCGGCATGcctatatattttctactgCTTAAAGAACGAGCAGCGGCGCGAAAGGGGATCCGGAGCGGAACGCAGCCTCTCTCGCCTCTCTCTGTTCTCGAGGAGAGACGGGCAGTTCCATTCCCCGAGGgggggcgagagagagagagggggaggtcCGTCGATTCGTCCCGCTTCGATCCCCCGGCTCGATCACCGGGTCTTTGTACTGACCGCCGTAGTTGCGGTTCACGAGTTGGTCGCGATCGCACTCCGCCTCGCTGATCTCGTTGCTCTCCTTGCTGTCGTTGAAACTCGAGTTGTTCTGGTCGTGGTTCCTTGGCGGGGGTGGGGGCGGTTCCGGTGATCCAGAGACGGGGATATTGCGGGCCGACCCTACGCTGCGACGTCCAACCGAGCCGCGGGATCCGTAGTGGTCGTAGGGAGCGCCGTACTGTCCGTACTGGGAGCCGTATTGATCCTCCTCGGGCGCGCAGTTGGCCGGGTCGTCGTACTCGGGGGAGAAGACGTTGTGGGTTCCGCTGCCGCCTCCTTGGGACGGGACTCGGGAGTAGCGACCGTTTTGACGCGGCTGCGGATCAAAGAGAATCGTTGTCGAGGGAGATCGGAGAAATAGGCGGATCGAGACGTACCATGGATTGAGATCCGGAGCGGCTGTGGGCGGAAGCGTTGGTGGGATGGCCAACGGGTGGCCCCATGGTGCCCGAGTGTCCGTTGCCTGGGTGTGGGAAGGTCTGGAATTGCATGGCCTTGCTGGGGTCCATCTCCTCGCGGAATCCAAGAAGGTGGAAGGTGGCGTAGGGGCAGATCTCGTCTTCCATGCCTGAAAGAAACGATCACCAAGGGTAGACACTGCAGTTATGGAACCGATCGAACTAATCTATTCATTGTCAAAACGGGATTATGATGTTTCACCATTTGCGTATCGGGTGGGTGTTCTTTTGGGTGCGTTCGCCTCGTGCAATGCtaactaagaaaaaaaatctggcGGGTACCTACGTATATTCTCGTTCCTACGTGTTtcccctcttcttctctcgtaCTCGCCCGTTACACAGAGAAACGTTTATAGgaggtatatttatatatatatatacgttatatatatacgcatgcACGTTAATCAATCGTGTCTCGAATCGTTCTACAGTTCCGTTGTTGTCGTTCGCTCGCTTCTGTCTCTCATCATAGAAACCGTTGTCCGACATTTTGGAAAGATGAAAGGAAAAATGCGCGGAGCGAGACAACAACACCGTCCCTGCATCCAAATCCTTCCGTATTCGTGAAAAAAGTAGGACGAATCGAAAGGGATGTGGTTACTTTTCGTGTTTACATTCGTATATATTTGCGAAAATAAAGGAGGAACAATGAGCGCAAAGCATGCGTGAATGCGTGCAAAACATCGAAGTGGGTAATAAATAGCGAATATTGCATGAGCACGGCGTGAACAACCGTGAAGAATCGGAACGGACTTACGAAGAAGACCGGTTATATACGCAATAGCTGGATAGCCGGTCGATAAGTTAGTTAACCGTGGTAGATGTCGCGATAGAGAGACGAAGGCTCGTGACGGCGACacggagaggagaaagagcGCTTCGTTCGGTTCTTTAACTCTACTTTTTACCAACCTCTGTGGGATAGACCCTCGGCACTGCCCATACGAGGTGGCGGTGGACATCTTCGGTTCGGCGCGCAATGATTCAATTCTTCGTACATATGTCGTCTTGGATCCCACGTCGAGTGGCTTCTTATCGAGCCTGTCCCACCTATCGAACATATACTACAAACGTCGTACGACTGACTGCCGCTTACCGATCTTCGGTTTCGCCCTTCTTATCGATTTCTTATCGATTCATCGGCGGGCGTGAACTGAGAGGGCGATCGTGGAAACGGAGACGCGTAGCAATGCGATAAGCGCAAATAAAATAagggaggagaaaaataaCCGTTCCCCGGCACATACATATCTCGATtacgtttaaatatatatatatatatatatatatatataatatatatatatatatatatatatatatatagtatatagagagagagagaaaaaatattttgaagcgAGGCAAACAACGAGACAAACTGGCAATGACTATGAATATCCAACTTGTGTACGAATTACGTGTTTGTGGAGAATGGGTGTGTATGTTTGTGTTTTCAACGTATCGTCATCCCGATTCGTTCGACGAGAATGGTGAGAAAGAATTCTAAGACTCGTGTATATCATATATCGTATacatattcgattcgatttctgGTGTGTCacgaatgaataatgaaatgtaataaataaaataaaagaagaaacggtAAACACTATCGTGCCGATGCGACAACATCTAATAAAcgataattggaatttttagcTAGAGATCGTATTGTTGGCAGTTGTGGCTTACTTATCACTGTACCTCGCTTGATGCGATCGCAGGTGTTATAATTGGATCCGGGAACAGGGGGCAATTTACGGTTGGGCGGGGCGATGTATCCAAGCTCGTCGCGCAGATCGGGCCTTCGTTTGTCCAGGGTTGCTCCGCCTACTCCGGTTTGTTGGTAAACCACGTCGTCTAAAAAATCGAACGGACACGTAGCAGCGTGCCGGTTAGTTCGCTATAGGAACTGCTCCGTGCGCTCGATACGGATCGAAGTGGTCGGGGGTCGATAACGACGTAATATCGATCGTCCCATCCGGCCGACTTCCATCTCTGTTTCGTAATTAACGattgtgtaaaataataaaaaaaaattggtataCATTGTCCCTCGTAATATTTCTCGTCGGCTGATGAGATACCTCGCAGCCGCGTTTGCTCCGGGCCCCGAGTTCTCCTAGACAATGCGACGCAAATCACCACTATCCCTACAATAATGACGACGATCGTCGCTCCGACCGGTACAACCACGTTCACGTCCAGCCAGCCGGGCAACCAAGGGAAATAACGCCTCACGTCCGTGCTGTCGTTATCGCCGTTCCGCACGGGGGGCGCGATCGTACCTGTTCGTTAAGACAGTgcagaaaagagagagggttACCTTTATCGCTACCATGGCCCTTCCCTCTGAGAACGCAGATCACGATGACGGCAACGATTATAACGAGAATAGCTGCTACCACGGGTACGACCAGATTTAAGTTAgccatgaaaattttcatcggaTCCTCGTCGTTGCCACCACCGTTCACGTCAGGTAGCTCTCGGGCCGGTGCAATGGTGCCTGGAACAAAAAATATGGCGACCGTTCAATCCAGCCACCATTAGCACCGGCTACGAGGTGCGCCGTTGccgttttccttccttttccttttttctttttctttctttctttctttctttctttctttctttcctatcCCCTCTTATCgccttcttattttatttacctcCGGTTACGGTCAGCGTTGCGAATTCGTACTCGGCAACCGCGAACCCAGCGTTATTGTGGGCGGTGACGCGCAAGTGGTACCACGTGGCAGGGACCAAATCCAGAACTACGAAGTTGCCGCCCGGTTTAACGTTGTTCGACACCTGGTTCCATTCCTGTTGGTTCCTGAATCACACGATCGACAATtatcgacgacgacgatttaTAGATTTCGCGTTCTCGTTTCCCCCTTACTTCTTCTTGTGCTCGACCACGAAGTAGATCATGGGGCAGCCGCCGTCGGACCACGCGTTCAAGTGCAGAGTGATGCTGTTCGTCGCCACCTCGATGAACCTTGCCGCCTCGGGGATGATCGGTTTCGAGCCTTTGGTGCGGGTGTTGAGCATGTCGGATGGGTCGCCGGTTCCGATTCTAAAATCGAGTCAACGTCTCTTTGCCTCCAATAATGCGAACAATTAATTACACGTTTGTTCCTTTGTTTATTTGTTCATTCACCTACCCGTTGTACGCGGTTACGTAGATCTGGTATCTCGAGCCGCACAACAAATTCTCCAAAGTGTACTTCTGCACCGTGGAGCTGATCTGCGCCGTGTCCCAGTCGCCGAATTCCGGCTTGTAGTGGATCGTGTATCCGTGGATCGGGGCGTTGTCCTGGGGGTGAGGGCGCACCTTCATCGTCAGCGAGTTGGTGGTGGTCGCGGTGAGGGTGATTTGGGGCGAGTGAGGGGGAGCTGCGAAGTCGAGTTGGTCGGTCGAGtttcgagaaacgagaaattcATCCTCGCGAGGGTGCTTTCTCACCGTGCACGATCAACTGGTGGGTGACGGTGTCGTGGCCGAACGTGTTTTCCACGTAGCAAGAGTATTCCCCGGCGTCGGTGCGGTCCACTTCCTTGATGAACAGGGATCCTTCGGGCAATTGTCGCAGTCTGTCGCTGGATTGGAGCACGGCGCCTCGCACTTTCCACGTCACCTCGGGCGCGGGCACGCCGACGGCCAAGCAGGGTAATTTCACGTCCTCCTTGTAGGTGGCCGTGAATTTGTCGTCGAACGACGCGATCTTCGCCGGTACTGAAACAGTTTTCGAAAAAAGGATTGTGACGGGCTCGtcgagaagaggagaggggaggggtggAGATACCTCGAACGCTGGGCGCCAGTGCGACGATCTTGGAAGCCTCTCCCTCGCCGATGTTCGTGCTCGCGGTCACCCAGAAGTCGTATCTGCGCGTCTTGTCCAATTCGGACGCCTCGTGGGTGAGCTGATTGGGCGGCACCTTCTGGCTGCTCGGCTCCTCCGCGTTGTCCGCCTTCGTGTAAACGGTGTACTGGGTGATGACGCCGTTCGGTTGGCTGGGTGGCCTCCACGAAACCAGGATCGATTCGGACGACATGACGAGAGCCTTGATCGCGATAGGCGCTTCGGGGGCTGTGTACACGATATGATTAGGAAAGGATGAGGATTTGCGCGTTCGAGAAAAGCGTCTCTCAGGCTTCTCACCGTCCTGCTCGGTTTGGCAGTGAATGGGCGCGGACTTGACACCGTCTCCGCCAGAAGTGAAAGCCAAGACTTGCATGCTGTAGTTCGTGTACTTCTTCAATCCGTGCAAAATGGTCTCGCTCGAGGAGGTGATCTTGGTGTCCTTGGTGTTCTCGTCGTACCAGGTGTCGGAGGGTCCGTAGATGACCTGGATGACGAGGGATGTAACATTCGAAGACTCGACTCGTGGACGGGTAAGGGAGAACTACAATCACCTTGTATCCGGTGATGACTCCATTCGCGGCGCTAAGGGGGGGCGACATCCAGGAGATCCTGATGGTCTGGGAGGTCAAGGTGGTGCAAGTGGTGTCGTGAGGGGGTTGCTCGGGTACGCCCTCGGCGGTGTGCTGCCTCCGCTCCTCGCTCATCGGCCCCGATCCCACTTTGTTGAACGCTTGCACGACCACGCTGTACTGGGTGTACGTCTTCAGGTTCATGATCTGCAGGTGGTGCTCCTTTCCGTCCTCCTTCGAGAAGTCCACGGTTTCGAACATGTACGGTTTCTCGGAGGAGGAGAGCCTGTAGCCGACGTAGTATCCAAGGATCTCGCCGTTCCAATCCTCGCGAGGGGGCGGTTTCCACGTTACCTGAGTCGAAAAGAATTCGTAGAGAGGAactgaagaaagaaagaaagggagactCGAAGCGGAGCCGGTACCTTGAGGGTGTGCTGGTCGAGGTCGTCGACGCGGATGGAGGTTGGCGGGCCGCTGGGCGCCTCCTCGGCAGTGATTATGGTGACCGTGTCGGACGGGTCGGACGCGCCTATTTCGTTCTCGGCCACGATTCTGAGGTGGTAGGTGGTGGCGGGTCTGAGATTGAACACTCCGGCTACGTTCTGCTGGGATCCGGGCACCAGAACTCTGTCGATATCGGTCTCCCACGAGCCTTTGCTGATCTTGTACTCGATCACGTAGCGCTTGATCGGGCTGTTCCCGTCGTAGGGCGCCGCCCAGGAAAGTTGAACCGAGCGTCCGGATTTGTCCAACACCTTCAAACCGTACGGAACCTCGGGTACCTCTGCGAGGAAACGTAATTCGTAATTCGTAAACGGGGGAGAAGGGGGCGGAGGGAGAGAATAGACTCGAACCTTGCACGATCATGTTGATACTCGTGTCGTCGCTTCCGAAAGCGTTGGTCGCCACGCAGGTGAAGAGGGCCGAGTCGCTTCTCTCGGTTCTCTTGATGCTCAGGTCGGACAGCACGCCGTTCGCCAATATTTCCTCCCGGATCGTGTAACGGGAATCGCTCTTCGGGTCCAGCCTCTTGTTGTTCATGTTCCAGAGGATGCCGATCGGTTTCTCGCCTTGGGCCTCGCATTGCAACACGGCCGGCTCCCCTCGTCGCGCGGTCTGGTTCTTCAGTTTGATCTCGAAGTGGGGCGGGGCTGAAGCGATCGACGAAGATTAGGGCGGAGAAAAGGGTGGAGGACGGACGACGGAATACCTTGAACCGAGATGAAGATAACAGCCGAGAGTCCCGCGCCGATCCCGTTCACAGCCTCGCAGAGATAGTAGCCTTCGTTCGTCTTCTGAATGTTGTTGATCGACAGGGTCCCGTCCTCCACGCTAATGTCCGGATTGCTCAATTTCAGGTCGGTGTAATCGCCCGGTGTGTCCCCTGTGAAACGGGGAATAGGGCAGACGCGCTCGGGGACAGACGCCAGGATGGATGGTCGATCACTTACCAGCGGCCTTCTTCCACGTGACCTGGGGCTTGGGGAAACCGTCGGCTTTGCACTCGACGCGAGCGTCAGAGCCTTGAGCGAATGCCTTGTCGGTGGGCTCCAGGATCCAGCGTGGTGGTACTGTTACAGAATAACCAGGTCATTCCACGTGTTCCCCGGCGTACCACCCGTACGGGGCAGTTAATCCGGGAGCCAGTCGCGCCTCGTCGTGACCTCGGGCCCTGACTTCTCTCCAacccctcttttttcctttctttcgaggGACGCGCGTTTCACTTTCCACGTTTCACGAGCCGAAGATCACGACAGGCTGTTTCCTCGCATGCTGGACGAAACGTCGCGGCTCGCCCCCGCAACTGCGACGAAAACAACGACGACGACATTGCATCTAAAGTCGTGCATGCGGGAGTGTGAGAAGAGATGAAGTGATCGTTACGACTACTTGCGCTACGAAAACGGGTGAAAGATGATGAACGTGCGCAAGAGatggagagacagagagaaggagagagagagagaaagctcGGCTCGGAGCCGAACGCCGTGCATGCAAGGGTTAGGTAAGGTTAGGCTGCTGCGTTACGGTCCGTCGTGCTGCGGCGAAAGAAGTCGGagaaagagtgagagagagtgagagaaagCTATCTATATTTCGTTAGactaaaaaaagaggaggcgGCATGCGTTGTTGTCAAAAGAAAGATACATCTGCTACCGCTACGAATGcatgtaaaaagaaatgaatacgAGGCGAGACGTGTGGTGAGAGGGGCGGTTAAGGTGGTGGGGTTAAAGGAGGCGAAGGGTTTCGTCGATAGGTTGGCGAGAGGGTGATTTTCGGGGGTTGATCGGATGGTCGGTCGGTCGTGTTGGAGGAGAGCAAGGACGCGTTGTAGCGCGACGGGGGAGGGGGTACGGTGCGGTGAGATAACAATAAATCGACACTCGAATGTGATCACGAGAGACACGCAGCTCGATCGCTGGGAGGGTGATCCtgagataaatagataatccGGCGATAGATCGCGACGATCCATCGATCGTTGTTCGGTGTTgtcgttgttattattattattattattatacgaatgATGGCTCGttgagttttcttttttcttttttctcaggGGAGAAGAGGGGGGAGCTGGTGAAGCACGTGACGCGCACGAGAGGACGAGAAttgtcgtatatatatatatatatatacatataatacgtGTATCCTGATCGTCGGTGGTGCCTGTTATCGCTCGTTGGAGATCGCGCGGCGAGAAAAAGCCAACTCGAAAGAAAAAGCCATACTCGATAGGTGTCGTCGAAGAATATTAGCGACGATGAGAGCATGACAACGAGACAGGGTGGTAACGATCGAACGATGCGAGATACTTAGCCAACAGATAAACGATGCGGGTCAAGCTGAACCAAATTGCTGGATGGAATGGGAGGGGAACGAAGTGGGCTCTTTCCTCGGGCTTGGGTGTAACTTTGGTTCCGCTACTCGGCTGAATAAGGCGGGAAATAGGAGCGGACACGCACGAGGGGTGAACGTAGAACGAGGGGGATCGGACACAAAACGTGGGTATGCATAATACACGCGGAATGACGAGATTGCGGAACGggggatagagagagagagagagataggatAAGTAGAAGTCAGAGatagcgagagaaagagagagagagagagagagagagagaggtacgGACGAAAGCTGTGAACGCGAAAACTCTTCCGCTGTGTGAACTGAAATCCAGAAAGCTTTCGccaaaaaaggaaagatttcGTTCGAGCGTTCGTTCTCGGCAACGACGAAGATGcattcaatcaaaattattattaaagccTGCGATAAATGAAACAATCTGAATCGGGGTTGTGAACTGCGCCGGGCTGTTGCGCTGTTGCGTCTCATCTCATTCTTATTCGTTCTTATTCACCGTTCAATCAATTATTCATCAATTATTGCACGATATTATTCATTCACCACGATATTATTCCCACATTACTCTGTTCCCTAACCGTGAACACGCAACGTCGCCTCGTGGATCGCTTTGCCGGACGGATTGGTTGCGATACACGTGTAACGTCCCGCGTGGTCCGGCGTTACAGGCTCGATCAGCATCATGCTCATCCGTGGCCCGAGTTTCCCGACGTTGTATCCCATGAATTGCGAGAGGGGCCGATCCTCGTGGGTCCAGGCGATGTCGATGGGGGTGTCGCCCGTCGCCACCATGCACGCCAGTTGGGCGGCCTGCCCCGCGTAAATCGGTTGGTCGCCAAAATCGAACGGACTGATCCGTGGCAGGACTGGAACGATGAGCATCCCCGGCTAGATCCACACCCACGCACACGCATACACACCCCCTCGATGGATCCACAGTCTCGTCGTCATTGATCATCGTCTACGCAACGGACTTCTTCCCGTCCCTCGGTCGCCGAGAGTCGCCTTTTCCTCTGCTTCCTCCTCCCCATCCGCGTGGGACGCACGCCCACGTTTTCGTCTCGGCAACGACGCGAGGGAAAGGATCGAGAAGAGGCAGACAgccggaaagagagagagagagagagagagagagacgagacGCAGTGCGCGCGTGAGCGTGTGTTACGAGTGTGTgggagaaaggagaaagagaattgGACGGGGAACGAAACGGGAGGGGAAGTTTAGCTCGTCCTGAACTACGGACAAATTACCTTTGATCATTGGTAGCCCAAGGATAACGAGAGTGGGGGACTGTGGTCCAAAAGCTACACTCGGCCGAGCGACCTACCTAAACGATGATGCTTCGAAACAAACGATGCGGGAAGATAATT
The DNA window shown above is from Apis cerana isolate GH-2021 linkage group LG4, AcerK_1.0, whole genome shotgun sequence and carries:
- the LOC108001865 gene encoding cell adhesion molecule Dscam2 isoform X49, with translation MWLDPPGGGCNIPTYLTTMLLLAVLALTNVACAEDESMGPVFVKEPPNRVDFSNGTGAVVECQARGNPQPDIIWVRADGSAVGDVPGLRQVLPNGNLVFPPFRAEDYRQEVHAQVYSCLARSPAGSVHSRDVNVRAVVSQFYVTEAENEYVIRANSAIMKCKIPSFVSEFVQVDQWVADDGTVYTGGEDYDGKYLVLPSGELHIRDVGPEDGYKTYQCRTKHRLTGETRLSATKGRLVITEPVGSKAPSILGEKGSLMERRTRADIVILCQGQAYPVPTFRWYKFIEGSSRRQPVQLNERVRQVSGTLIIREARVEDSGKYLCIVNNSVGGESVETVLTVTAPLGAEIEPSTQTIDFGRPATFTCNVRGNPIKTISWLKDGKPLGLEEAVLRIESVKKEDKGMYQCFVRNDQESAQATAELKLGGRFEPPQIRQAFAEETLQPGPSMFLKCVASGNPTPEITWELDGKRLSNTERLQVGQYVTVNGDVVSHLNISSTHTNDGGLYKCIAASKVGSAEHSARLNVYGLPFIRHMDKKAIVAGETLRVTCPVAGYPIESIVWERDTRVLPINRKQKVFPNGTLIIENVERMSDQATYTCVARNAQGYSARGTLEVQVMVAPEIVPFDIGEGPANWGDTVTATCTVLKGDHPIQIEWALNGEPISRNHYDISIVNTSKRVSLLTIDGVTARHAGEYTCSVSNAAGGTSYSATLAVNVPPRWILEPTDKAFAQGSDARVECKADGFPKPQVTWKKAAGDTPGDYTDLKLSNPDISVEDGTLSINNIQKTNEGYYLCEAVNGIGAGLSAVIFISVQAPPHFEIKLKNQTARRGEPAVLQCEAQGEKPIGILWNMNNKRLDPKSDSRYTIREEILANGVLSDLSIKRTERSDSALFTCVATNAFGSDDTSINMIVQEVPEVPYGLKVLDKSGRSVQLSWAAPYDGNSPIKRYVIEYKISKGSWETDIDRVLVPGSQQNVAGVFNLRPATTYHLRIVAENEIGASDPSDTVTIITAEEAPSGPPTSIRVDDLDQHTLKVTWKPPPREDWNGEILGYYVGYRLSSSEKPYMFETVDFSKEDGKEHHLQIMNLKTYTQYSVVVQAFNKVGSGPMSEERRQHTAEGVPEQPPHDTTCTTLTSQTIRISWMSPPLSAANGVITGYKVIYGPSDTWYDENTKDTKITSSSETILHGLKKYTNYSMQVLAFTSGGDGVKSAPIHCQTEQDAPEAPIAIKALVMSSESILVSWRPPSQPNGVITQYTVYTKADNAEEPSSQKVPPNQLTHEASELDKTRRYDFWVTASTNIGEGEASKIVALAPSVRVPAKIASFDDKFTATYKEDVKLPCLAVGVPAPEVTWKVRGAVLQSSDRLRQLPEGSLFIKEVDRTDAGEYSCYVENTFGHDTVTHQLIVHAPPHSPQITLTATTTNSLTMKVRPHPQDNAPIHGYTIHYKPEFGDWDTAQISSTVQKYTLENLLCGSRYQIYVTAYNGIGTGDPSDMLNTRTKGSKPIIPEAARFIEVATNSITLHLNAWSDGGCPMIYFVVEHKKKNQQEWNQVSNNVKPGGNFVVLDLVPATWYHLRVTAHNNAGFAVAEYEFATLTVTGGTIAPARELPDVNGGGNDEDPMKIFMANLNLVVPVVAAILVIIVAVIVICVLRGKGHGSDKDDVVYQQTGVGGATLDKRRPDLRDELGYIAPPNRKLPPVPGSNYNTCDRIKRGTVISGTGSIRSHSTWDPRRHMYEELNHCAPNRRCPPPPRMGSAEGLSHRGMEDEICPYATFHLLGFREEMDPSKAMQFQTFPHPGNGHSGTMGPPVGHPTNASAHSRSGSQSMPRQNGRYSRVPSQGGGSGTHNVFSPEYDDPANCAPEEDQYGSQYGQYGAPYDHYGSRGSVGRRSVGSARNIPVSGSPEPPPPPPRNHDQNNSSFNDSKESNEISEAECDRDQLVNRNYGVNARGKDGMTTEEMRKLIERNEAPSRQTGSGHGGHGGLLTPYDTVAV
- the LOC108001865 gene encoding cell adhesion molecule Dscam2 isoform X36, yielding MWLDPPGGGCNIPTYLTTMLLLAVLALTNVACAEDESMGPVFVKEPPNRVDFSNGTGAVVECQARGNPQPDIIWVRADGSAVGDVPGLRQVLPNGNLVFPPFRAEDYRQEVHAQVYSCLARSPAGSVHSRDVNVRAVVSQFYVTEAENEYVIRANSAIMKCKIPSFVSEFVQVDQWVADDGTVYTGGEDYDGKYLVLPSGELHIRDVGPEDGYKTYQCRTKHRLTGETRLSATKGRLVITEPVGSKAPAFTGGDVKGVWLEKGAGSSAVLPCPAQGYPVPSYRWYKFIEGSSRRQPVQLNERVRQVSGTLIIREARVEDSGKYLCIVNNSVGGESVETVLTVTAPLGAEIEPSTQTIDFGRPATFTCNVRGNPIKTISWLKDGKPLGLEEAVLRIESVKKEDKGMYQCFVRNDQESAQATAELKLGGRFEPPQIRQAFAEETLQPGPSMFLKCVASGNPTPEITWELDGKRLSNTERLQVGQYVTVNGDVVSHLNISSTHTNDGGLYKCIAASKVGSAEHSARLNVYGLPFIRHMDKKAIVAGETLRVTCPVAGYPIESIVWERDTRVLPINRKQKVFPNGTLIIENVERMSDQATYTCVARNAQGYSARGTLEVQVMVGPQLAPFTFGDEAANAGEMATVQCAVIKGDLPVRIAWSLNGRRIDREQSHEIPDIVVTRSSKRISTLTIDSVAARHAGEYSCTATNEAGSATHVSVLSVNVPPRWILEPTDKAFAQGSDARVECKADGFPKPQVTWKKAAGDTPGDYTDLKLSNPDISVEDGTLSINNIQKTNEGYYLCEAVNGIGAGLSAVIFISVQAPPHFEIKLKNQTARRGEPAVLQCEAQGEKPIGILWNMNNKRLDPKSDSRYTIREEILANGVLSDLSIKRTERSDSALFTCVATNAFGSDDTSINMIVQEVPEVPYGLKVLDKSGRSVQLSWAAPYDGNSPIKRYVIEYKISKGSWETDIDRVLVPGSQQNVAGVFNLRPATTYHLRIVAENEIGASDPSDTVTIITAEEAPSGPPTSIRVDDLDQHTLKVTWKPPPREDWNGEILGYYVGYRLSSSEKPYMFETVDFSKEDGKEHHLQIMNLKTYTQYSVVVQAFNKVGSGPMSEERRQHTAEGVPEQPPHDTTCTTLTSQTIRISWMSPPLSAANGVITGYKVIYGPSDTWYDENTKDTKITSSSETILHGLKKYTNYSMQVLAFTSGGDGVKSAPIHCQTEQDAPEAPIAIKALVMSSESILVSWRPPSQPNGVITQYTVYTKADNAEEPSSQKVPPNQLTHEASELDKTRRYDFWVTASTNIGEGEASKIVALAPSVRVPAKIASFDDKFTATYKEDVKLPCLAVGVPAPEVTWKVRGAVLQSSDRLRQLPEGSLFIKEVDRTDAGEYSCYVENTFGHDTVTHQLIVHAPPHSPQITLTATTTNSLTMKVRPHPQDNAPIHGYTIHYKPEFGDWDTAQISSTVQKYTLENLLCGSRYQIYVTAYNGIGTGDPSDMLNTRTKGSKPIIPEAARFIEVATNSITLHLNAWSDGGCPMIYFVVEHKKKNQQEWNQVSNNVKPGGNFVVLDLVPATWYHLRVTAHNNAGFAVAEYEFATLTVTGGTIAPPVRNGDNDSTDVRRYFPWLPGWLDVNVVVPVGATIVVIIVGIVVICVALSRRTRGPEQTRLRDDVVYQQTGVGGATLDKRRPDLRDELGYIAPPNRKLPPVPGSNYNTCDRIKRGTVISGTGSIRSHSTWDPRRHMYEELNHCAPNRRCPPPPRMGSAEGLSHRGMEDEICPYATFHLLGFREEMDPSKAMQFQTFPHPGNGHSGTMGPPVGHPTNASAHSRSGSQSMPRQNGRYSRVPSQGGGSGTHNVFSPEYDDPANCAPEEDQYGSQYGQYGAPYDHYGSRGSVGRRSVGSARNIPVSGSPEPPPPPPRNHDQNNSSFNDSKESNEISEAECDRDQLVNRNYGVNARGKDGMTTEEMRKLIERNEAPSRQTGSGHGGHGGLLTPYDTVAV